The DNA sequence TTTATAACATTTCTCTCAACTGGATGTGATGTTGCTGAAAACTCTATTGTATCTGCTTTTCAGTACAGAACTCTCACATTGAGCAGTCTAAGTCTTAGACTTGGTATATAAAATCTTGAGTGTTTCTAATCATTGTTAATTGGCTTTGAGTTTGCTATGCCAACCTTAACATGGTATCAGCGCAGACATGTAATTCATCTGCCTGTAATGCCCAGAGTTCCGTGTGTGTATTAAATTCTCTGTCCTTCTCCACTCATGGCCTATTAGTTTTGAGTTTGGTGTTCCGACTTTTAACTTTTGATTAAATGACCTGCTAAAATTTGTAACAGGATAACAATTTCAGCTCCACTGGTAATAAATTCTGAATTCTGAAGTATTAGCAAATTGTTTCCAGTCCATTCTATCTATCATTCATCCTCTCCTCCTTATCTCTTTGATATCTTTGATCTCCTTTCGTATGCTCGcttcaacaaaaagaaaatgaaaaaaagagatATTATGAACTGAACTTAAGAACAAAGTGAGTTATAGAGCATGCTGAATGAAACGGAAAAAAGAAGTGAAAGAGAGATAAAGAGCATGAACATTGCTTAAAGTCTGTAGTACTTGTTCTCACTCTGGCTTGCACCAGGTTCTGGTTGGAAGCTACCTGTCAGTCGCTGGAGCATTCTGTGGACTTATAAAACCATGGAGAATGAGCTTCTATGGAGTGCTTCTTATCCTATGGGGCCTTGTCAAGGAAATTATATTGAGCAAATCAGCTAGTCCAAATCTTATATACATCCACCCAGCAATGTCAATTGCCGTCTGTTCTTCCTTCTTGTCTCTAGCTAAGGATGTAAGGAGGATGATTCGAAGTTGCAGAGGTCTTCAGATTGTAAAAGAAAAACGTTTATGAGTACATGACGTCAGAAATCATTAGTTCGTTTCAAACTCTTTTGACTAATTGTGTTTGAGGAAAGAAACCTATTTTGATGTAAAAAGTTCATCTTTCTTTACTCTAGGTAAAGAGAAAGGAACAGATCTACTCCTGTGATGCTAGCAAAACCAGTATTGTCGTTGAACTGACTGCATTTAGAGAGGAATTTTAATGGAGAGTTTTCTAAAGCTATTGGTTTAATATTCTGAGTAATCTATTACTAACATGTTTGCTTAACTTGGTGATCGtgctttcaattttctttgaatttatattGCATTACATGTATACTTCTGCAGCTTCTGGGTTCCTATTCTTTGCCTTTTGAACTCTTACTATTCCTTATTGGAAAGGGAACAGAAATTTATATAATGGATTTTAAAATGGGTTACCCGGGGGGTGAAGGAGTCTTAAGAGTTCTATGTAGGAAATGAGAAGTCACTGGTTTTCTGTTATGTATTTGTTTTGTATGAATCACTAGGTACAGATTACAGTTCACGCAGCATAAAGCCAAATCATATGGAAAACCCTTGGTTTTGGTTGTTTTCGAAGGCATAAACCATTATTTGAAGCAGAGCACAAATTGATACTTATTCGGCCACAAAAATCCATTTTCTTTAACCGGCTGGCATGGTCATGATGGATATGCATTAAGCTAGTTGAAACCAAACCCGCATCAAAAACCCCAAGTTTTCAAAGTGATATTATTTCCAAAATTTACTGGATTTTTTTCTCAGTGCTGTTGTAATTCAAGTAGTCCTTTTCCAATTGTCACTTGCACAAGAATGGTGAGTACATGTGGCCTCACTCATATCATGGGGCATGAAAATGTGGTCCATATGCTGCTTGGCATCACTATATGTACATGGTTTTTGTGGATAAACTCACATGGAGGGTTCAAATACACAATCATATGCACATGACATCATCTGTAACTCTGGAACAAGTTTGCAAAATCATATGTCATCGAGACATTGACTCCCCACCTTACTGATTAATTTTGTTGTTATTAGTTGGTGTGATTCTTCTTTAAGATAGAAATTAAATAGAGTACTATGCCTCCAAGTTTGTGAGAGACAGTCTAGGGTTTAGGTTACGAAAACAGTCGAGCAATTAGTAAGGTAAAAAGAATCGAATTTTGACACCAGAATAAAGTGACCTCAGAAAGGATCCAATAAGGTGCAAATAATCCACAGGTAATAAGGTACATGCTGTTAATATTATTACAGTTAATTTGCATTCCTTTTCAACTGCTAGGTCTTGTCCTGTTGGTCTGCTGGAACATGACAACATTTAGTGTCAAATTTGACACTATTTAGATCATTACATGCACAAATATTTATTCTCACTTCCTTGACTAATGGTCCATTGGTGAATTATATGTCTTTCTTGTAGGGCCATAAACCAAGACCATTAAGTGATTTATAATCCTCAAATCTTTGAAAACTTCTACGCATTCACTCGCTTGCTCTACTTCTCTAGCTTTCTGATCGTGATTTTCATCTGTGTAcatgttttcttcttccttgcatcTATCATAGAAATTAAGAATGACCTTGAGATTTCAGGTTTGGGGATTTGTGTAAGACTAGAAAGGGAGAGTCTATGGATTTGGGAGTAATCTGTAGTTATAGGATTGTATTTTGTTCTGCTTGTTGACTGACGAAGCTGGGTTTCTACACAGGACCCTCTGTGCAATTTTCATGTTACAtgtttatttgttgaaaaagttTATACTTTTTGGAGGCCAGTTGCAAAATTCAATAGTTTTTGCAGAGCTGTTAGCATGTAGGAGTGGTTTTGGTGTTGGTTTGATGGAAGTATGACAACTTCTTTCCACACTTTGAACCATCCTTTCCGCAAATTGGGCTTTGTAAATACACATAAAACCCTCTACAAGACAAGGAGGAATCAGGGTTTAGCTCTAGCTCTATCCCCAGTTCTCTTGCAAACTAGGAAGTTTCCAGAGTATAAGAAGAATTCTGGTTTGAGTACCGCATGCAGCAATTCTTTTCTGGGTCAACCAAATACAATTGGTATAATTGGAGGGAAATCTGTCGATTCTACTGTTATTTTTCTGAAAAAACTATTTCACTGGAGTAAGAATGGAGAAAGTTGCCCTCCTTTTATTCTATGCTCTGATCCTGTGTTAAATAAAGAGCTGTTATTCACAGAGAGAAGCTCCTTACCTTGGCTTGACAGTAAAAATGAACGAACTAAACTTGATCCTACTTCAGTTGTGGAGAATCTGAGGAGTAAGAGGATTTATCTTGAAAATTCTGGTGCTCGTTGCATAGTAATGCCTTGTCATATTTCACATTCTTGGCATAATGAAATATCTGATGGATGTTCTGTTCCTTTCCTCCATATGGGTGAGTGTGTTGCCAAGGAGCTCAAGGAAGCAAAGTTGAAGCCACTTGAAGCCAGGAGTCCTTTGCGGATTGGAGTGCTTGCTACAAATGCAACTTTGACAGCAGGATTCTATCAGGAGAAACTGAAAAGGGAGGTAATCTTCTGTTGAAGCTTTTGTTTCAGGTTATGTAGTGTTGTAGGCATAAATTAGTATCAAGTCCCCATATGTTTTTTAACTGAACTGTGTTGAACAATACTGATGCAGAAGAATATCTCAAGGTCATGAATAAATTTTAGATTTAAGGGAACTGGATATCCAACTTATTCTGTGTTACATCAGAAAATGAATGTGTTTCTTAGTTCCTCATTAAAATTTCATTGTGTTCACTAGTCCACTCACTCACACATACAAATTCTTCTGATTGACAGCAAGCATGGTTCAGATTTATGTCATTTCTCAGATACCTTAGATTGAAATGAAAAGACTTAGATTCCAGTTTTACACTGCATAGATGTTTTTGGTTACATCGCATAGCATTTTCAATAATGCAAACTTACACAACTTAACCAAGTCCTTGTGCTTGGGTAGATTACTTCCTTTGGGGCATTTTCACTATAGATTAACATGTGCCGCTCTATTAATATCTTTTTAGTTGGTGGTAACTTCATACAATTGCATTCCTTTCCTGCCTGCTAAATATGAATTCCTTGGTGCACTAAAGTTGCAATCATGAggcttataagttataactgaATACTATTAGCCTTGATTTATTTGTTACTGTGACACCTGGTTAGGGTATTCATACTAGCACTCTTTTTGTGACCAGAAAATATTACTCATTTTGATTGCAATTGCAGGGATTTGAGGTTGTGTTGCCAGATAAAGCGACCATGGAACACACTGTCATCCCTGCTATTGAAGCTTTTAATAGAAAAGACATAGAGGGGTCACAAAATCTTTTGAGGATTGCACTCCAGGTTCTTCTGGTGAGGGCTGTGAACTCTGTGATTCTTGCCTTTGATGATATGCATGATCTCCTTCCCCGAGATGATCCTCTTATTAAGAAATGCATTGACCCTATGGATGCATTGGCCTGGTCAACCATAAAATGGGCTACATCTGCTGAAAAAGGTACATGAAAATACAGTTCCTCGGGAATCTAAATCTGTATTTCTATCATAAGACCTCCATTCTTAAATATTGTATTATGTCAGGGAAATGTGTGTAGAATATTTTCCCCTATATTCAAttgcttatttatttattcatatatttatttattgccCATTTAAGAAGCGTAGTGAGGAAAGAACTTCGGTAGAACTACCTCATTTTCCCCTGTATTCAattgattatttatttattcatatATTTATGTCATAGAAAATCATAATCTATCAACCATGGGTTTGGTGAAACATGGTATTTGACCACATTGCTGCAAGACaatattgagatttgagaatcCTTCATTTAGGTTATGTGGTATTCATGCTAGCTAGAAGAAATACCTAGAAAAATCCAGCATCTATTTTAGCCTCAATACTTTTAGTTTGACTCCAGAAATTCTTAATTCTATTTCGAGGATCAAAGAATGTCTTCCATATTCTAATGAGTACTTAGGTTTGCCCAGTATTGAGGTCTTAGAAAGTCATGATATGTCACAGACTAAACTACGAGTAATGGCGAAAGCAACGAAAGTATTCTTAGGAGGGAGACATTTCCTTATGATCGTTGCCTTTGCTATCCTAGGTTTCCTTATGTCCTCTTTTCAATCTCCTCAAAGCTTTTGTCAGAAAGTCCAGTCTGTTATAGGCTTATAGCTCAGTTATGCTGGTTTCAGAAATGGTGAAGAAGGCAGGTTTCACAAGGGAAGCTAAACTATATCAACCTACCTTAAATACAAGGATGCTATGTAATTTAGTGATGTTGTAGAATTTAACAAAGCACTCTTGGTCAAGCTAGGGCCTTACGGGTGAAATTCCtaaagggatttatacttttcaCTGTTAAACTTTCCGAGGAAAACAAAAGCTCTAGAGCCTCTTTGCTTAGAGCAGTAGTGTCCTTGAAAAAAGAGATCCCATAGAGCATGGACTAGTGGCAGGTTTTGTTTCTTAGAAACATTAGATCGTGGAATCTCACTCCCATCAAACATAATAACATATCATGTGCAATGTAGAAGCTTTTGCAATTGAGCTTATTGATTCCTCTAGGAACTATAAAGAAGAAAGACAAGAGTAGCTGAGTCTCTGGAGAACAGACAGCTTTAAATCCCAAGCCTTCAGAAGGAACTAGCCTCAGCTATGGCAATCATTCCAGCTTCATAACATTGAAATTAGCAGTAAACAGATAATAAATCTTATTGGCATACGACATATAGTACTTCTGTACAAGTAATATATTTCAAGTTTTATATCATGTACACATAATACTCTATGGATTCTTATCAACCGATCGGAATACAAGATTCTGGGTAGTATTTAAAGCATTGGATGGAACAAAATGTCTAGTACAGCTTATTTGATTCCAAATGCACATGTAACTCCTTTTCCTGCAAGCAAGTAAAAAGATGGAACTAGCCATCAATGATTTTTGCAACTGTTGTAGCAGGTTCCAAAGTAGTTTTCCATATCAGATATACCTGCCACACAAGAGACAGCCACAATGAAATTTGGATGAAACTATATTGCAAAGGAAAAGTTTAAGTACGTAGCTTCTATTAGATACTCAGCTGAAGTAATCTGACATTAGGGCTCAACAGTCCCACACACATGCGACCCCTCTTTTTTGTGGTCATATgtatgaaacaaagaaaaataaatggcCTCTTTTTGGGCGTCTACAAGTTCTTAGATGTCACATCTCGAATTTTTAGATTTTGGTCTCTAAATCTCTACTCTATAAGATTAACGGGTATTATCCAATACTCTATAGACTTCTCATCAGAGTGTCAAACTAGAACTCaattaaacataaaaacaaGTACACGACATTTAAGTGAGAGAGATATGGAGTTAGGATTGGCTAGATAGGAAACTTACTGGTTGCAAAGTGCTCAAAGGACTTTGTGTAACCAAATGTACTATAAGAGAAATTATAAGCAATTGGTTTAGAGTTGTGGGCCTTTTGATGAAGTTACCTCTGCTGGTAATTGGGCATATATATTATAGAAAGTGAAAATTTAATTGGCGTTTGAACTACTATTTTAGTTACATCACTCTTGTCTTCTGATCAAAGCATAGGGCATTTTGTGATTGCTTGACCATCTGGAGGAAAGAAGGAAGGGTGGTTATACTGGTTCAAATTGTAATAACAGAGGTCAGTGTTCACAGTGATTGACTGAAGAATTTATGTTAAATTTTATCTAAAATAACTCCACCAATACTCTCAAAACTCATCTATCAATATGACAATCACCACCCAGCTTCTCCACACATTTCTATATAtcagaaagggaaaaaaaatgactgtattTCACGTACGAAGATCTCTGTCGTATCGTGGAGATGAGAGCAGAAGATAAAAGAAAGGCAAAGGCAACAGCACCATCCCCCTCTGTCAACCCACCGTCTGCTGTGAAGCCATGAATGATGCTCCATAACAAGGAATCGAGAAGTCTCGTGCAGATCGAGATGATTAGTTTGCATGAGTGTTGCGTGTGTGTGTTTTAATTTGCTGCTTAATTTACACATCGTAAATTTTATTGATTCAAGCAtaatttgtgaattttattaGGGGAAAAAAACCAAAGAACAGAGTACAACATGGTTTTACAGCCATGAAGAACAGCTAGGCATATATATTCTAGCAAAAGAAAGTAACTTGGAGGAGAGCACAtcaaagaaaaggagaaaacaAACTCAGCTCGAAGGCATTTCCTACTTGGAAGCAATTAATAATACTATTAGCCGCTGAAAGTGACATTTTGGAGCGCAAGAAATACTTGACGGCTTGAGGCCATAATCGAGGACACTTGTTCAACTCACACTTCCAAGACATGGTTCCAAACAGCAGCGGATTAAGGGCACTAAAAAATTAAGTGACATAAGCAATTCTGTCTAGAGTCATAGTGCCCAACTTCCCCTTAATGGCCAACCACATAATGAAGCTCATTCTAGGAATGTTTTAGCACGCAAAAGTTAAGACTAACCAAGCAGAAGCAGCAGTATACGGTTCACAACTTGCTATCAAATAACTGCAAAGTTAGCACCTCAACCCCATCTGCAGCTTTGAGTTTCACTATTTATATTTAAACATAGATATTACCTCCCCTTTCCCTCTCAAACAAATTGAAATGATTGAAGTTTTTCTATTTGGAATCGTCTTGGGTCTAATTCCTATGACTTTGGCTGGATTATTTGTAACTGCATACTTACAATACAGACCTGGTAGCCGTAATACCACAAAACCTACAGTATTTAGAATACTAATCATCCATCTGAAAATATCCAGTATATAGAATACTTACCCATAAGATAACTGTATCCCTTCCAAATGCTAAAATCAAGCCCTGTTTCGTTATGCAGACCCAAATCTACACAGGCAATATCTGCAACCATGAGCAACAAATGCCCTGTATTTGCAGCTTTTAGTGCTACAACTTCGTCAAAGAGAAGACCTGCTACAAATAGCATGTCTACTGACCTTTCTATTCCAACCATGAAAACTTACAAGTGGAGTAAAACATTAAAGTAGAGATAGACCAAGTATTGGCTGTAAGACAATATCAGGAACTGCTCCGGTTGTCTGTTATGCTACCAGCTAACCTTGAGCAAAAGAAGTAACAAGCATTACACATTTTTTGTTCACATCAACCACAATAAATAGTCAGAAGAGGAGCATAACATTGTGAATGC is a window from the Rosa chinensis cultivar Old Blush chromosome 2, RchiOBHm-V2, whole genome shotgun sequence genome containing:
- the LOC112190297 gene encoding uncharacterized protein LOC112190297 isoform X2 — its product is MFSGLFCVPCRSGTCTSPIAVTAPHLMACDLFPLVAIKALVYPSAIANALVKNEAIPSYSNLKLHDPSAVKAADAIADLQRLEVLVGSYLSVAGAFCGLIKPWRMSFYGVLLILWGLVKEIILSKSASPNLIYIHPAMSIAVCSSFLSLAKDVRRMIRSCRGLQIVKEKRL
- the LOC112185440 gene encoding broad specificity amino-acid racemase RacX → MTTSFHTLNHPFRKLGFVNTHKTLYKTRRNQGLALALSPVLLQTRKFPEYKKNSGLSTACSNSFLGQPNTIGIIGGKSVDSTVIFLKKLFHWSKNGESCPPFILCSDPVLNKELLFTERSSLPWLDSKNERTKLDPTSVVENLRSKRIYLENSGARCIVMPCHISHSWHNEISDGCSVPFLHMGECVAKELKEAKLKPLEARSPLRIGVLATNATLTAGFYQEKLKREGFEVVLPDKATMEHTVIPAIEAFNRKDIEGSQNLLRIALQVLLVRAVNSVILAFDDMHDLLPRDDPLIKKCIDPMDALAWSTIKWATSAEKGT